Sequence from the Fodinibius salicampi genome:
ATTATTTGAGTGTTTTAGCTAATCGTGATTAAGCATGAGCTATCAGGGTTATGATAACAAGTTTGCTTATCTGCTTTACAATAATTCCAGTTGTCTGGAGTCATTTATATAGTGCTGAAATGCTTTTTCTGCTTGTGGAGGAAGAGAAAACTTCGGATGACTGAAAAGGTCTCCTTTAATTTTTTTATACCAGAGATAAAGAATTGCGTCTTTTGGGTTGTTTCGGATACGTCTTAAAAAGTGATTCTTTCCCCAGGTGTTTGATCCGTGATAGCACCGAATGCATAAGTAAGAATATTTGTCGGGAAGTTGTAAATAGCGTTTTTCCATCCACTTTTCTAAATATACCGTGTCTTCAGCTCGTTTTGTATGGGGATATTTGATGTCAAAATTTGTCCGGTGCATAATGCTTCCCGGAACCCCGTTGGGTAGATGTCCAATATAGGGCTGGTTCTTATATGGCTCTACGTTCAGATGCATTAGTGTGCCGGAAAGACAGCAGGCGTCATACCCTTTAAGGAGTGTGTTAACCTGTTTTTCAATTCGTTCGGGATGGTACCAATCATCGTCATCCCACTGGGCTATGAACTGTCCTGTTGCTTCTTTCAATGAAAGATTCCTCAGCTTGCCCAAAGTATTGTCAGGTTTGGAAGGGAGTTTTACATAGTTTAGTTGTGAAGAGGGCAGAACTTGCAATACATCATGCAGATCTTCCTCTCCATCATCTACAATGATTAATTCCCTGTTGGGGTATGTCTGCTTCCGATAGCATTCAATAGAACGTTTAACCAATTCCTTCCGGTCAGCTGTAACCATTACGCAACTGACTTTCGGTAGAGATGAATCTATAGTTTTGTTATTGTTCTTTTGCAAAGTAATTGTAATCTATTTTTTTGGTAAATAATGACTGCTATAGAAAGATTTTCTTTAATCTATTCTTTATTCATTTGAATCTTTAAAATCGGATAATGTTTCCATGTTTTTTTGAGGTTCCGGAACGACGTCACTTTGTTTAGATAGATTTGACAATCCAAAAGCTGCAACATTACCTATCTTATTCAGCGCACTTTTTGCCAGCATAATACCGGCAATTGATTCTTCGGCAACGGCCAAATCACCTGCGATGCTAATACTAATACTTGCAAAAATAAGATCGCGATTCGGCAGAAAGGGTATGCGAGAAAGAATGATTTCGATTGCTAAGTACGTAAACCATATGTACAGTGGAATATCGGGAAGTACAATTATATACATGAGCAAGTTAACGGTTTGTACCAGTAACAACCGTACCATTTGAATACCAAAAATCTGATAAGCTGTCTTTATGGGCATTGAAATGACATAGTGCCGAAATTTGACGAAAATAAAAATGATGAGTACTAAAAAGAGTCCTCCCCCTATAAAATACATTTGGTTTTGATTAGCGATCCATTCCATAATTTTTATCTGGTCAGTAAAAAGAAAAATGGAAAGCAGGGCGATTGAAAGAAGGGTAGAGGCAACAGAGGAGATTATGTTATTGTCTTTAATGATTTTAAAAATCTCCGATCCCGATAAATCGAGAGTATTTTTTGCCCAGGCAAAGAAGTAAAATTCTCCAGAATAGCCTAAGACATCCTTATTATAAACTCGTTTTACCAAAAAGACTGGAATGGACCTAAGAGAATCAAATTTCCAGGTAAGTCGATAAATAAGCACTTCAAAGAGAGGGAGCTGGAAAAAGAGAAAAAGAAAAAGAATGTAAAATAACGGTTGGCTGGGAAAGGATTGCCAAACTTTAAGCCAGCCTATTTTGTTCAGCTCATAAATCAGCCATACTAATACACCGACATTAATAAGATGCTGACTCCATTTAAGAATCAACTTGCCGCGCTCTGTTTTGAAAAACTCAGTTATTTTACCTGTTAACGAACTAAAACTCATTTTTATCAAGTATGGCTATTGCTTAATTTAGGCGGCTAAATATACAGTATATTTTCGTGAGTATTTAATTCAATAAGTATTTGACCTAATAGATAAGAATTTTTCGTAGGCAAGATTAGAGCATACTATTCGTTGATAAGAGAAATGAATATTGATAAAAATCATTTATGAGAAAAGCTACCGCTATCACTATTATCCTACTTTTAACGTTTCATTATTCAAATGCCCAGAGTAGGAGTAGTAACAGGATGTTGGAAGAAGGCCATATTCTTGAAAATTTTGAAAACGATGAAATCGGGACATTGCCACATAAGTGGTATAACCAAAAAGGGGAACAATCAGTCACTGAATTCTCCGAGGAAGAGCGGGAAAAATATAAATATGAGGTTGTAAAAGGAAGGGGGGGCAATAAGTATTTAAAATATAGCGGCCGTCGTGCAATGCATTTGAGCCTTCCATTAATTAATAAGGATCGTGAAAATATTTATGGCATTAATATTTTTGAAACGCCTATTCTTTCCTGGAAGGTACGTGCATACAAACTTCCTGAAAATGCCCGGGAAGACGATGATAGCTATAATGATTCCGTTGCAAGTATTTATGTGGCGTTTGACATGGGACGAGTGGCCTTAGTGAAAAAAGTACCCAAAACCATACGATATACCTGGAGTTCTACATTGGAAAAAGGCACAGAACTTTCTAAGTTTTTTGGTAATCAAAAAGTGGTAGTAGTAGAATCAGGAGATGAACGCACAGGAAAATGGATTACCTTTAAGCGTAATATTGTAGAAGATTATCGACGATTATTTGGTGATGACCCGCCTAAAAATCCAATAGCTATTCTCATCCTAAGTGACGGTGACAGCACTCATTCCTGGGCTGAAGCCGATTACGATGATATTAAACTATTGCCCGAGCAGACTAAATAAATATGATTAAAATGATTAACTTCATCGCTGATTTGTAAAATCTGATTTTCGACTGTTAATGGAAAAGATCCTACACTTTTTTCGTCCTCTAATAAAACTAAATTATAAGTATCCTTTTTGGATCGTTGGCATAACGGTACTGTTGGCTGCTGTATTGGGGAACTACGCCGTACAGCTCAAAATAGATACGGACCTTGCGAACCTATTGCCCAAAAGTAATCCCCATGTTAAAGCACTGGAAGAGTTGCAGGAAACAGTTGGAGGTGAAACACCAATGGAAGTGGCGATCAAGTCTCCCAGTTTTGAGGATAATAAACGGTTTGCCGAGGATTTAATATCTGAAAGTATGGAGCTGAGGGATACTCCTCGTAACCGCCAATATTTTGAACGTGTTGTGTTTCATAAGGAAACTTCTTTTCTCAGAGATAATGCGCTCTATTTTGCCAATCCTAATGAGCTTAAAGATATTAAGTCGTATCTCAAAGATGAGATACAGTCCGCTAAAGAACAGGCAAGTCCGTTCTTTGTGGATTTTGAAGAGGATGATGAAGAGGAATTAAGTGAAGAGCTAAGTGATTTTGAGGAAAGCTATGAATCGCTCATTCCCTCTGAGTATCCCATCAGTCCGGATAGTACGGTTATGATGTTCCAGTTGTTGCCTACCGGCTCTAAGAGTAATCTCAGCTATCTGAGGAGCATGTTTGCATCTTATGACTCCCTTGTAACGGAAATGAGTCCCGAAAGCTATAATAGTGAAATGGAGGTTCGATATGGAGGGCGGCTTAAACGGCATCTTTCGGAAATTGATTCTATCATGGGGGATGTTTTTAAAAGTTTTGCATCGGGCATTTCGGGAGTTATTCTTCTGGTGATGTTCTACTTCTCCATTAAAAAGTACATAAACTATCGAAGAGGAGATGCCGAAGAAAAGGAACATCAGCTTTGGGAACATCTTATTCGAATGCCGGTTCCTGTTGTAGTCATCGGCCTTCCCCTGATTATCAGTCTGGCATGGACGTTTGGGATCACCTATTTCGCATTGGGAACTCTAAATACCATGACCTCTGTATTATTTGTCATCTTATTTGGGATGGGTATTGATTATGGGATTCACTTTTATGCCCGTTATATCGAATTTCGTTCGAAAGGAAAATCGATTTTAGATGCCCTCCATGAAACGTATGATAATACCGGTTCGGCTATTGTTGTAAGCGGACTTACTACCGCTTTTTCACTGTTTGTGCTTA
This genomic interval carries:
- a CDS encoding glycosyltransferase family A protein, whose translation is MVTADRKELVKRSIECYRKQTYPNRELIIVDDGEEDLHDVLQVLPSSQLNYVKLPSKPDNTLGKLRNLSLKEATGQFIAQWDDDDWYHPERIEKQVNTLLKGYDACCLSGTLMHLNVEPYKNQPYIGHLPNGVPGSIMHRTNFDIKYPHTKRAEDTVYLEKWMEKRYLQLPDKYSYLCIRCYHGSNTWGKNHFLRRIRNNPKDAILYLWYKKIKGDLFSHPKFSLPPQAEKAFQHYINDSRQLELL
- a CDS encoding DUF3047 domain-containing protein; this encodes MRKATAITIILLLTFHYSNAQSRSSNRMLEEGHILENFENDEIGTLPHKWYNQKGEQSVTEFSEEEREKYKYEVVKGRGGNKYLKYSGRRAMHLSLPLINKDRENIYGINIFETPILSWKVRAYKLPENAREDDDSYNDSVASIYVAFDMGRVALVKKVPKTIRYTWSSTLEKGTELSKFFGNQKVVVVESGDERTGKWITFKRNIVEDYRRLFGDDPPKNPIAILILSDGDSTHSWAEADYDDIKLLPEQTK